In Drosophila yakuba strain Tai18E2 chromosome 2R, Prin_Dyak_Tai18E2_2.1, whole genome shotgun sequence, a single genomic region encodes these proteins:
- the LOC6531682 gene encoding serine protease inhibitor 42Dd: MYVLLLLLLGISRYKAQKNVQLTDGLYAAIVNSFSNRNIMFSAEMIRSSMLFIYVGVEEGESEQIRKALHYQGTHLSDYKPEAQKIFDMSAQTAPVAKSLTRFYVRQNLKMSTEYRVFMRHTEGRARNIAFNREKLNEVNTLYSHEMGEHIGQVVKESWWKPNSQALLINAVFFNLSWERTFNPEATYPREFRVSAARKVMIPMMHEDSKFAFGNLATLKASAVLVPFSQGDLQMLLIKPDQPHALAQLQMKLSGMDIVSVARNLTMMDVFVGIPKFKLHSDLELTPALEKMGIKDIFKPSKSFSTLLHRNTNFRIDGVIHVVSFEFQEQGIGTPITDVGNGSLTHTFNGVKYFLATHPFAFYIIDHTSIFFAGHVTSF, translated from the exons atgtacgtgctgctgcttctccttTTAGGAATCTCACGCTACAAGGCTCAGAAGAATGTGCAACTGACGGATGGACTTTACGCAGCCATCGTGAACAGCTTTTCGAACAGGAACATTATGTTCTCGGCGGAGATGATACGATCCAGCATGCTGTTCATCTATGTGGGCGTGGAGGAGGGTGAGTCCGAGCAGATACGAAAGGCTCTGCACTACCAAGGAACCCATCTATCTGACTACAAGCCGGAGGCACAGAAAATCTTTGATATGAGTGCGCAGACAGCGCCTGTGGCCAAGAGTCTAACCCGCTTCTATGTACGTCAGAATCTGAAGATGTCCACGGAATATAGGGTTTTTATGCGACACACAGAGGGTAGAGCTCGTAATATCGCCTTTAATCGTGAAAAGCTGAACGAGGTGAATACACTTTACAGCCACGAAATGGGCGAGCACATTGGACAGGTGGTGAAAGAGAGCTGGTGGAAGCCGAACAGCCAAGCACTCCTCATAAATGCCGTTTTCTTCAATCTCAGTTGGGAGCGCACTTTCAATCCGGAGGCCACATACCCACGGGAGTTTCGAGTGAGTGCCGCTAGGAAGGTTATGATACCCATGATGCACGAGGATAGTAAGTTTGCATTTGGCAACTTGGCGACTCTTAAAGCCAGCGCCGTGCTTGTGCCCTTTTCCCAGGGAGATCTCCAAATGCTCTTGATAAAGCCAGATCAGCCTCATGCACTTGCTCAATTGCAAATGAAGCTGTCGGGCATGGATATCGTTAGCGTTGCCAGGAATCTCACAATGATGGATGTGTTTGTGGGTATACCGAAGTTCAAGCTACACAGCGATCTGGAACTCACGCCAGCTCTGGAAAAGATGGGCATCAAGGATATTTTTAAGCCGAGCAAGTCCTTCTCAACGTTGCTTCACAGAAACACCAACTTTCGGATTGACGGCGTCATCCATGTGGTCAGCTTTGAGTTTCAGGAGCAGGGCATTGGTACGCCAATTACTGATGTTG GCAATGGTAGTTTGACACACACCTTTAATGGGGTGAAGTACTTTCTGGCCACTCATCCATTTGCTTTCTATATCATAGACCACACATCCATATTCTTTGCCGGTCATGTGACAAGCTTTTAG
- the LOC6531681 gene encoding alpha-amylase B, whose protein sequence is MFLAKSIVCLALLAVANAQFDTNYASGRSGMVHLFEWKWDDIAAECENFLGPNGFAGVQVSPVNENAVKDSRPWWERYQPISYKLETRSGNEQQFASMVKRCNAVGVRTYVDVVFNHMAADGGTYGTGGSTASPSTKSFPGVPYSSLDFNPTCSINNYNDANQVRNCELVGLRDLNQGNSYVQDKVVEFLDHLIDLGVAGFRVDAAKHMWPADLAVIYGRLKTLNTDHGFNSGSKAYIVQEVIDMGGEAISKSEYTGLGAVTEFRHSDSIGKVFRGKDQLQYLTNWGTAWGFAASDRSLVFVDNHDNQRGHGAGGADVLTYKVPKQYKMASAFMLAHPFGTPRVMSSFSFSDTDQGPPTTDGHNIASPVFNSDNSCSGGWVCEHRWRQIYNMVAFRNAVGSDAIQNWWDNGSNQIAFSRGSRGFVAFNNDNYDLNSSLQTGLPAGTYCDVISGSKSGSSCTGKTVSVGSDGRASIYLGSSEDDGVLAIHVNAKL, encoded by the coding sequence ATGTTTCTGGCCAAGAGCATAGTGTGCCTCGCCCTTTTGGCGGTGGCCAACGCCCAATTCGACACCAACTACGCCTCCGGTCGCAGTGGAATGGTCCACCTCTTCGAGTGGAAGTGGGACGACATCGCCGCCGAGTGCGAGAACTTCCTGGGACCCAATGGCTTCGCCGGCGTCCAGGTCTCCCCCGTGAACGAGAACGCCGTCAAGGACAGCCGCCCCTGGTGGGAGCGCTACCAGCCCATCTCCTACAAGCTGGAGACCCGCTCCGGAAACGAGCAGCAGTTCGCCAGCATGGTGAAGCGATGCAACGCCGTCGGAGTGCGCACCTACGTGGACGTGGTCTTCAACCACATGGCCGCCGACGGAGGCACCTACGGAACGGGCGGCAGCACCGCCAGCCCCAGCACCAAGAGCTTCCCCGGAGTGCCCTACTCCTCGCTGGACTTCAACCCGACCTGCTCCATCAACAACTACAACGACGCCAACCAGGTGCGCAACTGCGAGCTGGTCGGTCTGCGCGACCTCAACCAGGGCAACTCCTACGTGCAGGACAAGGTGGTCGAGTTCCTGGACCATCTGATTGACCTCGGCGTGGCCGGATTCCGCGTGGACGCCGCCAAGCACATGTGGCCCGCCGACCTGGCCGTCATCTATGGCCGCCTCAAGACCCTGAACACCGACCACGGCTTCAACTCCGGATCCAAGGCCTACATCGTGCAGGAGGTCATCGACATGGGTGGCGAGGCCATCAGCAAGTCCGAGTACACCGGCCTGGGCGCCGTCACCGAGTTCCGCCACTCCGACTCCATCGGCAAGGTGTTCCGCGGCAAGGACCAGCTGCAGTACCTGACCAACTGGGGCACCGCCTGGGGCTTCGCCGCCTCCGACCGCTCCCTGGTCTTCGTCGACAACCACGACAACCAGCGCGGACACGGAGCAGGAGGCGCCGACGTGCTGACCTACAAGGTGCCCAAGCAGTACAAGATGGCCTCCGCCTTCATGCTGGCGCACCCCTTCGGCACTCCCCGCGTGAtgtcctccttctccttctcggACACGGACCAGGGCCCGCCCACCACCGACGGCCACAACATCGCCTCGCCCGTCTTCAATAGCGACAACTCCTGCAGCGGCGGCTGGGTGTGCGAGCACCGCTGGCGCCAGATCTACAACATGGTGGCCTTCCGGAACGCCGTGGGCTCGGACGCGATCCAGAACTGGTGGGACAACGGCAGCAACCAGATCGCCTTCAGCCGCGGCAGCCGCGGCTTCGTGGCCTTCAACAACGACAACTACGACCTGAACAGCTCCCTGCAGACGGGCCTGCCCGCCGGCACCTACTGCGACGTCATCTCCGGCTCCAAGAGCGGCTCCTCCTGCACGGGCAAGACCGTCAGCGTCGGATCCGACGGACGGGCTTCCATCTACCTGGGCAGCTCCGAGGACGACGGAGTGCTGGCCATCCACGTCAACGCCAAGTTGTAA